Below is a genomic region from bacterium.
AGGTGAGAAAGCGGGGCTCCACAATACCCATCCCCAGAAACACGGCTACCAGGGCGAGGAGGAGGAACGACTTCGCTATGTTGCCCATTAGGTAACGGCTTACAACCGTTGACATTACGTTTTTCACATCTCCAGTCGTCTCTGTTATAGCCCCATCGCGCATTGCAGAATGTCCTCCTCCCTGAACTGGCAACGCTCAAACCAGCCGGCAACGCGCCCTTGATGCAGGACCATGATCCGGTCACACATACCTATCAGTTCCGGCAGATCGGATGAAACCATTATGATACCATTGCCAGTTTTTACGAATTCGCCCAGGATGCGGTGAATCTCGGCCTTAGTCTCCACATCGACTCCGCGGGTAGGTTCGTCAAGTAGCAAAATTCTTGGCTTCGCTCCCAAAAGCCTGCCAAGGATCACCTTCTGCTGGTTCCCACCAGAAAGCTGGCTCAGGCGCTGCTGAAAGGGGTCATAAGTCACCACTTTGAAGGAATTCACAAGACTTCCAACCTTCCTGCGCACGGCCTCTCTAATTAGCCAACCCCCTCGAGAAAGGTCCCTCAAACTCATCAGGACTAGGTTGCTTCCCACCGCCATCTCGGGGAATATCCCTTCATCGGCCCGGCTCTCGGACAGCATGGCAAAGCCGTGCTTGATGGCCTGGGAGGAACTCGAGACGCGGATATCTTTTCCATCCAAAACAAAGACCCCTGACTGTACAGGCTGAAGCCCGAAGAGGCTCCGGAGAAGCTCAGTGCGCCCGGACCCTATGAGACCGGCAACCCCCAAAATCTCCCCTCGATGAAGGTCGAAAGAAATCCCCTCGAGGCCCTTGGCTGTCAGGTGCCTTACGGAGAGAAGAATTCCCCCTATCTCAACGGCCTTCTTAGGATATAGTTCCTTGACCTCGCGCCCCACGATGAGGGTTATGATCTCCTTAGGTGTGAGCCGTTCCCTGGACAGTGTGCCCACCCTCTCTCCGTTGCGAAGTACTGTCACCCTATCGGCAATCCGCAGCACCTCATTTAGGCGGTGCGATATGAAAACTACGCACATCCCTGCCTTCTTCAGCCGATCTAGCACATCAAAAAGGTAGTCGATCTCCTTATTCGTTAGGGACGAGGTGGGTTCATCTAGTATGAGTACCCTTCCCTTCGTAGCAACCTCCCGGGCAATTTCCACCAATTGTCTCTTCCCCACGGGAAGTTGCTCCACTCTCGCCCTCGGGTCTATTTCCAACCTCCACTCCTCCAACAGCCCCCTTGCCTCGCGTGCCAAAGCCTTCCGGTTCACTGAGCGGAGTCCTGCCTCCGAGAAGCGGTGCATATAGAGGTTTTCTGCGACGGACAGGGCAGGGAACAGGCTTAGCTCCTGATACACAATCCGGATGCCCATATCATGGGCTTGCTTTGGATCCCTCAGGTGCAGGGCCTCTCCCTCCAGCAGGATGGATCCTGAGTCGGGCGGGTACACTCCCGCTAGGATCTTCATCAGAGTGCTCTTACCCGCGCCGTTTTCCCCTACCAGGCCATGGATCTCGAATGGATGCAGTTCTAAGTCCACGTCCTTGAGGGCATGCACTCCCCCGAAGCTTTTGGATATGGATTTGGCAATTAGCACTTCAAAAGACTCCCAATAATTCCCCTCAAACACCTTTCCCTGGTGGTCTCCCTCCCAACTTCTTCGTCGAGGGCAGTTCGTTTCTCTATCTTTCTAGCACCACCACTCACCCTTCTGTCAGAGTGAGAGCACAGCCCCACCTTAGCAAACTCCAAGGAAAGGAACTAATTGAGATCAACACATTGTCTATCTTTTCTCACTTTTGCGGTGTGAAAGTAGCCGGATTGTCCACCGTGCCGCCAAAGACCGGATCCTTAACCGTGAGAACATTCTCTTTCGTGACCGGTATGGGCGGAACCTTAATGTCCTTATCAACTTTCTCCCCCTGAATCACCTTTATGAGCATGTCTAGTGCCGTACTTATCATGGCAG
It encodes:
- a CDS encoding sugar ABC transporter ATP-binding protein — encoded protein: MHALKDVDLELHPFEIHGLVGENGAGKSTLMKILAGVYPPDSGSILLEGEALHLRDPKQAHDMGIRIVYQELSLFPALSVAENLYMHRFSEAGLRSVNRKALAREARGLLEEWRLEIDPRARVEQLPVGKRQLVEIAREVATKGRVLILDEPTSSLTNKEIDYLFDVLDRLKKAGMCVVFISHRLNEVLRIADRVTVLRNGERVGTLSRERLTPKEIITLIVGREVKELYPKKAVEIGGILLSVRHLTAKGLEGISFDLHRGEILGVAGLIGSGRTELLRSLFGLQPVQSGVFVLDGKDIRVSSSSQAIKHGFAMLSESRADEGIFPEMAVGSNLVLMSLRDLSRGGWLIREAVRRKVGSLVNSFKVVTYDPFQQRLSQLSGGNQQKVILGRLLGAKPRILLLDEPTRGVDVETKAEIHRILGEFVKTGNGIIMVSSDLPELIGMCDRIMVLHQGRVAGWFERCQFREEDILQCAMGL